The proteins below are encoded in one region of Ornithinimicrobium avium:
- a CDS encoding NYN domain-containing protein yields the protein MENDTSSTRIAVLIDADNVSAKHAGAVLEELATYGIPTVKRAYGDWTTTQLTSWKSELLRHAIQPIQQFANTIGKNSTDSALIIDAMDLLWQGNVDAFALVSSDSDFTRLATRLRESGKRVFGLGRRKTPESLRRAVDQFIFLEVIQEQDRAAEQHVAGVSEDTGEGAADETATDDPASSRINLQSALTKAINATSGDDSWSTLSQVGQHLNRTHADFDPRDFGHAKLSSLVDEQPYLETRTEGSRRQVRLRQKRTAKAAGTKAASSKAVATKTGTATKKAGTTKAAGSGRAGPAAGAGAGR from the coding sequence GTGGAGAACGACACGAGCTCGACCAGGATCGCAGTGCTGATCGACGCCGACAACGTCTCGGCCAAGCACGCGGGGGCGGTGCTGGAGGAGCTGGCGACCTACGGCATACCCACCGTCAAGCGCGCGTACGGCGACTGGACCACCACCCAGCTCACCAGCTGGAAGTCCGAGCTGCTGCGGCACGCGATCCAGCCGATCCAGCAGTTCGCCAACACCATCGGCAAGAACTCCACCGACTCGGCCCTCATCATCGACGCGATGGACCTGCTGTGGCAGGGCAACGTGGACGCCTTCGCGCTGGTGTCCTCCGACTCGGACTTCACCCGGCTGGCCACCCGGCTGCGCGAGTCCGGCAAGCGGGTCTTCGGGCTGGGCCGCCGCAAGACCCCCGAGTCGCTGCGCCGGGCGGTCGACCAGTTCATCTTCCTGGAGGTCATCCAGGAGCAGGACCGTGCGGCCGAGCAGCACGTGGCCGGGGTGAGTGAGGACACCGGGGAGGGCGCCGCCGACGAGACGGCCACCGACGATCCGGCCAGCTCGCGGATCAACCTGCAGAGCGCGCTGACCAAGGCGATCAACGCCACCTCCGGCGACGACTCCTGGAGCACGCTGAGCCAGGTCGGCCAGCACCTCAACCGCACGCACGCCGACTTCGACCCGCGCGACTTCGGCCACGCCAAGCTCAGCTCCCTGGTCGACGAGCAGCCCTACCTGGAGACCCGCACCGAGGGCTCGCGCCGCCAGGTGCGGCTGCGCCAGAAGCGCACCGCCAAGGCTGCGGGCACCAAGGCCGCGAGCTCCAAGGCGGTGGCCACCAAGACGGGCACGGCCACCAAGAAGGCCGGCACCACGAAGGCCGCCGGCTCCGGCCGGGCCGGCCCGGCCGCCGGGGCGGGGGCGGGACGATGA
- a CDS encoding DUF488 domain-containing protein produces the protein MNSPGTVLLTVGHGTLDETQLGDLIVGCGIERVIDVRRHPDDRANAAAALPVLERIAEKRGFGYRWDERLGGRRELSPEERATSPDSFWKVPQFRAYAAWTRGPEFRAGLEQLLEELRGARTAVLCVETVWWRCHRRLVADIVQMESSVPVLHLHHDGRRRPHPVSQGARRRDDGLLVWDGVHGSRVR, from the coding sequence ATGAACAGCCCGGGGACGGTTCTTCTCACCGTGGGGCACGGCACCCTGGACGAGACGCAGCTGGGAGACCTGATCGTGGGGTGCGGGATCGAACGGGTCATCGACGTCCGGCGCCATCCCGACGACCGCGCCAACGCAGCGGCCGCCCTCCCGGTGCTGGAGCGGATCGCCGAGAAGCGCGGGTTCGGGTACCGCTGGGACGAACGGCTGGGCGGCCGCCGCGAGCTCTCCCCCGAGGAGCGGGCGACCAGCCCGGACAGCTTCTGGAAGGTCCCGCAGTTCCGCGCCTACGCCGCGTGGACCCGCGGCCCGGAGTTCCGCGCCGGGCTGGAGCAGCTGCTCGAGGAGCTGCGCGGGGCGCGGACCGCGGTGTTGTGCGTGGAGACGGTGTGGTGGCGCTGCCACCGTCGGCTGGTGGCCGACATCGTGCAGATGGAGAGCTCCGTGCCGGTGCTGCACCTGCACCACGACGGCCGGCGCCGGCCGCACCCGGTCAGCCAGGGAGCCCGCCGCCGCGACGACGGCCTGCTGGTCTGGGACGGCGTGCACGGCTCGCGCGTGCGCTAG
- a CDS encoding S41 family peptidase has translation MPNYLRYPHLHDDLLTFVAADDVWTAPLEGGRAWRLTHDSVPVAQPRFSPDGEHVAFVSHRDGHPEAYAVPLAGGGPRRLTWWGASRTQVLGWDGPDRVLVASHGGQANLRHMVVRSVGLDGSVRTPPWGPASGVAVREDGLVALSTPMSRPPAHWKRYRGGTAARLWLGRPDADGRQDPEGDMSWQRLLRDDTASLVDPMWVDGRLAFVSDRAAVLPGTAEEAGRQGDLWVLDAPDTDTAAGADPRQLTAQPPEVGYVRDATTDGHRVVWHSRGRLWLLDSLDADAREVEVTLPGAAATPYSLAPTDQLGPVRPDHGGDASLVAWHGAVHWLAHREGPAHAVVADDAVRAREPRFLGRTGRAVVVTDADGEDRLEVHDVEAGGEPAVLVSGQLGRVLHLATDPAGERVATISHDGSVRLVDVAGGAVREVARSLQGEAESPGFSPDGRYLVWSEPTAGESELHRLMVLDTRDAQAGPVALTSGTFHDHDPAFTGDGRYVVFLSERTFDPDYDVHEFALSFAGSTRPWLIPLAAEQAPPFGPTAQGWRLSEDEDETGEDDRAGAQQDGPTGEGGAGGGKDSGRSVPASPDLDAEGAEQRVVPFPVPSGRYRDLRVTGGGVAWVAESGDTGQLGSRRAGVKGEPGSDSVQLWSFAKRTVETVVDKVDTFEVSGDGRRLVVRHNDAVSVTPADRRPEDEDPAVVTVDLDRLRREVDPRALWRQMFEENGRIMREHYWREDMDGVDWDGALARWRPVLDAVATHDDLVDVLWETVGELNTSHAYVIPAAQPGADAAERRLGLLGADLVRTEEGWRIERILPGESSEPMARSPLAAAGVGARVGDVVVAVDGAPVDPAHGPGPRLMGAAGKPVELTLRRDGADRRVVVVPLEDEEVLRYQDWVRSRRHYVRERSGGRLGYVHVPDMASHGWAQLHRDLRHATELEGLVVDVRYNRGGHTSQLVLARLAAHPVGWAPARHHAGASRYPAASPRGPVVLVANEHSGSDGDIVNAAGQAMGLGPVVGVRTWGGVVGIDGRFDLVDGTQITQPRYAFWLEGKGWGVENHGVDPDIEVEHSPGDFFGQDDPQLDRAMAEALRLLEERPAATPPPLPDPRVRQRR, from the coding sequence CACCTGCACGACGACCTGCTCACCTTCGTCGCCGCCGACGACGTCTGGACCGCCCCGCTCGAGGGCGGTCGGGCCTGGCGGCTGACGCACGACTCGGTCCCGGTCGCCCAGCCCCGCTTCTCCCCGGACGGCGAGCACGTCGCCTTCGTCTCCCACCGGGACGGACACCCCGAGGCGTATGCCGTGCCGCTCGCCGGCGGCGGCCCTCGCCGGCTCACCTGGTGGGGGGCGAGCCGCACCCAGGTGCTGGGCTGGGACGGTCCGGACCGGGTCCTGGTCGCCTCGCACGGCGGACAGGCCAACCTGCGCCACATGGTGGTCCGCTCCGTCGGGCTCGACGGGTCGGTGCGCACCCCGCCGTGGGGCCCGGCCTCCGGCGTGGCGGTCCGGGAGGACGGGCTCGTGGCCCTGTCGACCCCGATGAGCCGCCCGCCCGCGCACTGGAAGCGCTACCGCGGCGGCACCGCCGCGCGGCTGTGGCTGGGCCGCCCCGACGCAGACGGCCGGCAGGACCCCGAAGGGGACATGTCGTGGCAGCGGCTCCTGCGCGACGACACGGCCTCGCTCGTGGACCCAATGTGGGTCGACGGTCGGCTCGCCTTCGTCTCCGACCGGGCCGCCGTGCTGCCCGGCACCGCCGAGGAGGCGGGACGGCAGGGCGACCTGTGGGTCCTCGACGCGCCCGACACGGACACGGCTGCGGGCGCCGACCCGCGCCAGCTGACCGCGCAGCCGCCGGAGGTGGGCTACGTGCGGGACGCGACCACCGACGGGCACCGGGTGGTCTGGCACAGCCGCGGCCGGCTCTGGCTTCTGGACTCCCTCGACGCGGACGCGCGCGAGGTGGAGGTGACGCTGCCGGGGGCCGCGGCCACCCCGTACTCCCTGGCGCCGACCGACCAGCTGGGGCCGGTGCGTCCCGACCACGGCGGCGACGCCAGCCTGGTCGCCTGGCACGGTGCGGTGCACTGGCTGGCGCACCGTGAGGGGCCGGCGCACGCGGTCGTCGCCGACGACGCGGTGCGGGCCCGTGAGCCGCGCTTCCTGGGGCGCACCGGCCGGGCGGTCGTCGTCACCGACGCCGACGGCGAGGACCGGCTCGAGGTGCACGACGTGGAGGCCGGCGGCGAGCCCGCCGTCCTCGTCTCCGGGCAGCTCGGCCGGGTGCTGCACCTGGCCACCGACCCGGCGGGCGAACGGGTCGCGACCATCTCCCACGACGGGTCCGTGCGGCTCGTCGACGTCGCGGGCGGGGCCGTGCGCGAGGTCGCCCGCTCGCTGCAGGGCGAGGCGGAGTCGCCCGGCTTCTCCCCCGACGGCCGCTACCTGGTGTGGTCCGAGCCCACCGCCGGGGAGTCCGAGCTGCACCGGCTGATGGTCCTGGACACCCGCGACGCGCAGGCGGGGCCGGTCGCCCTGACCTCCGGCACCTTCCACGACCACGACCCGGCTTTCACCGGCGACGGGCGCTACGTGGTGTTCCTGTCCGAGCGGACCTTCGACCCGGACTACGACGTCCACGAGTTCGCGCTGTCCTTCGCCGGGTCGACGCGCCCGTGGCTGATCCCCCTGGCCGCCGAGCAGGCACCGCCGTTCGGGCCGACCGCGCAGGGCTGGCGGCTCAGCGAGGACGAGGACGAGACCGGCGAGGACGACCGCGCCGGGGCACAGCAGGACGGACCGACCGGGGAGGGCGGGGCGGGCGGCGGCAAGGACTCGGGCCGCTCGGTGCCAGCGTCGCCGGACCTGGACGCCGAGGGCGCCGAGCAGCGTGTCGTCCCGTTCCCGGTGCCGTCCGGGCGCTACCGCGACCTGCGGGTGACCGGAGGCGGCGTCGCCTGGGTGGCCGAGTCGGGCGACACCGGGCAGCTGGGCAGCAGACGGGCCGGCGTCAAGGGCGAGCCGGGCAGCGACAGCGTCCAGCTGTGGTCCTTCGCCAAGCGCACCGTGGAGACGGTGGTGGACAAGGTCGACACCTTCGAGGTCTCCGGCGACGGGCGGCGCCTCGTCGTGCGCCACAACGACGCCGTCAGCGTCACCCCGGCCGACCGGCGTCCCGAGGACGAGGACCCCGCGGTGGTGACCGTCGACCTCGACCGGCTCCGGCGCGAGGTCGACCCCCGCGCCCTGTGGCGGCAGATGTTCGAGGAGAACGGCCGCATCATGCGCGAGCACTACTGGCGCGAGGACATGGACGGCGTCGACTGGGACGGCGCGCTAGCCAGGTGGCGTCCGGTCCTGGACGCCGTGGCCACCCACGACGACCTCGTCGACGTGCTGTGGGAGACCGTCGGTGAGCTCAACACCTCCCACGCCTACGTCATACCGGCGGCCCAGCCGGGCGCCGACGCCGCCGAACGGCGCCTGGGCCTGCTCGGTGCGGACCTGGTCCGCACCGAGGAGGGCTGGCGCATCGAGCGGATCCTGCCCGGGGAGTCCAGCGAGCCCATGGCCCGCTCGCCGCTGGCCGCGGCGGGCGTGGGTGCCCGGGTCGGCGACGTCGTGGTGGCGGTCGACGGCGCTCCGGTCGACCCCGCCCACGGGCCGGGGCCGCGCCTGATGGGCGCCGCCGGCAAGCCGGTGGAGCTGACGCTGCGCCGCGACGGCGCGGACCGCCGGGTCGTCGTGGTGCCGCTGGAGGACGAAGAGGTGCTGCGCTACCAGGACTGGGTGCGCTCCCGCCGCCACTACGTCCGCGAGCGTTCCGGCGGCCGGCTCGGCTACGTGCACGTGCCGGACATGGCCAGCCACGGCTGGGCCCAGCTGCACCGCGACCTGCGCCACGCCACCGAGCTCGAGGGCCTGGTCGTGGACGTGCGCTACAACCGTGGGGGGCACACCAGCCAGCTGGTCCTGGCGCGGCTGGCCGCCCACCCGGTCGGCTGGGCGCCGGCCAGGCACCACGCCGGCGCGAGCCGCTACCCGGCAGCCTCGCCGCGCGGTCCCGTCGTCCTGGTGGCCAACGAGCACTCCGGCTCCGACGGCGACATCGTCAACGCGGCCGGCCAGGCGATGGGGCTGGGCCCGGTGGTCGGGGTGCGGACGTGGGGCGGCGTGGTCGGCATCGACGGCCGCTTCGACCTGGTCGACGGCACGCAGATCACCCAGCCGCGCTACGCGTTCTGGCTGGAGGGCAAGGGCTGGGGCGTGGAGAACCACGGCGTCGACCCCGACATCGAGGTGGAGCACTCCCCCGGTGACTTCTTCGGCCAGGACGACCCTCAGCTGGACCGTGCGATGGCCGAGGCCCTGCGCCTGCTGGAGGAGCGGCCCGCCGCCACGCCGCCGCCCCTGCCGGACCCGCGCGTGCGTCAGCGCAGGTAG